A genome region from Solanum pennellii chromosome 12, SPENNV200 includes the following:
- the LOC107005938 gene encoding BTB/POZ domain-containing protein At4g30940-like: MGTPNGRVKLNVGGRIFETTATTLEFAGENSFFRAMLDDNWNSAITEHFIDRNPDCFGVLLDLLRTGDLYIPPKIDKKLLYKEAEYYGILDQVWSAECAKFDGNRPRLARSLTGWSVRDGKISRAIHASPTGWCCVAHGSMAHVYDWMLEERPTINLDYHKVNDVHWVDSNNIVVSSNEKLDNGGMGLFNASTGELSYKFQVTDVLKGYRAGALGFNSDNKLFSSCNNANNGHGIGVWDQVTGKQINFLNRSPYRRQSYASRLQWLHDTNCMMIASFNPRNDISLYDVRNDKVVWSWSGVYAPNSYDVQDEKIFRDATAIEESNSICIVDWNECLGFMDLRGDGTINWRNSIKDVNPFSNWEYRSNNCYPKLAFHEGQLFSSLNDTITVYSGSDLVPTSQFLQSHGGPICDFSIAGDRLFALHRNEDVLDVWETPRGLTIS; encoded by the coding sequence ATGGGAACTCCGAATGGTAGGGTGAAACTCAATGTTGGTGGCAGAATCTTCGAAACTACAGCCACAACCTTAGAGTTTGCTGGCGAAAATTCATTCTTTCGAGCCATGTTAGATGATAATTGGAATTCAGCAATCACTGAACACTTCATTGATAGAAATCCCGACTGTTTCGGTGTTCTTTTGGACTTACTCAGAACAGGAGATCTTTATATTCCTCCAAAGATCGACAAAAAGCTCCTATACAAAGAGGCAGAATATTATGGTATTCTGGATCAAGTTTGGTCAGCTGAGTGTGCTAAGTTTGATGGCAATAGGCCTCGGTTGGCACGTTCCTTAACGGGCTGGTCAGTAAGGGATGGTAAAATCTCTCGGGCTATTCATGCTAGCCCGACTGGGTGGTGCTGTGTGGCTCATGGTAGTATGGCTCACGTATACGACTGGATGCTAGAAGAACGCCCTACAATCAATCTTGATTACCATAAGGTGAACGATGTTCATTGGGTTGATTCCAATAATATTGTGGTTAGCTCTAATGAAAAGCTAGATAATGGAGGCATGGGGTTATTCAATGCTTCAACAGGGGAATTGAGTTATAAATTTCAAGTTACAGATGTATTAAAAGGTTATAGAGCAGGTGCACTCGGTTTTAACTCGGATAACAAGTTGTTCTCTAGTTGTAACAACGCTAACAATGGGCATGGAATCGGTGTTTGGGACCAAGTGACAGGTAAGCAGATAAATTTCCTCAACAGGTCACCATACCGTCGTCAGAGTTATGCTAGCAGGTTGCAATGGCTACATGATACCAATTGTATGATGATTGCTAGTTTCAATCCAAGGAATGACATTAGCTTGTATGATGTTAGGAATGACAAGGTGGTTTGGTCTTGGTCTGGTGTCTACGCGCCTAACAGTTATGACGTTCAGGATGAGAAAATTTTTAGAGATGCGACAGCAATAGAGGAGAGTAATTCAATTTGTATAGTAGATTGGAACGAGTGTCTCGGTTTCATGGATTTGAGGGGTGATGGAACAATAAATTGGAGAAATTCTATCAAGGATGTTAACCCTTTTTCTAACTGGGAGTATAGAAGTAACAATTGTTATCCCAAACTGGCATTTCACGAGGGGCAATTGTTTTCATCATTGAACGATACCATTACCGTTTATTCTGGTTCTGATTTGGTTCCAACATCGCAGTTTCTGCAGAGCCACGGTGGTCCAATTTGTGATTTTTCAATTGCTGGTGACCGCCTTTTTGCTCTTCATAGAAACGAAGATGTTCTTGATGTATGGGAAACCCCTCGCGGATTAACTATATCCTag